Within Deltaproteobacteria bacterium, the genomic segment GAGACCGCCCGGCGGTAGCCCATCTTCTGGAGCGCATCGGCGGCGAGCGCCGAGCGGAAGCCGCCCCCGCAGTAGAGGACGATCTCGGCCTCGCGATCCGGGATGCTCTTCTCGATGTCGCGCTCGATGATGCCCTTCGAGAGGTGCCGCGCGCCGCGGGCGTGGCCCTGCTGCCACTCGCGATCCTCGCGCACGTCGACCAGGTGGAAGCGCTCGCCCGCCTGCTGGCGGCGGCGCACCTCTTCGGGCGTGGTCTCGCGGACCCGTGTCTTCGCGTCGGCGACGAGCCGCAGGAATCCCGGCGAGTGCTCCACGGGCGGATGCTTAGCACGAGCGCCGGGCGATGACACCGCCCTGCCGTCCGTGGCACATGTGTCGCGTCCAGAGTGCCATGCCGAGCGGCCGTGGCCGGTAAAGCGCCCGGCCTGCGGCGAGCGCGCGACCCCACCCGTCGGGCACTCCGGTTGCTCATGGGCCAGGTACACCCGAGTGGGCACGGAGGAATCGCCATGTATCAGCTCCTAGCGTTTGCGGTCTCGCTGCTTCTCCTGAGCGTGTCGCCGGCCTTCGGGTGCAACAAGCACTCGGACTGCAGCGACGGCGATCCGTGCACGATCGACACCTGCGACCCGGTCTCCCGTACCTGCCGGCACAGCGCGGCCATCGATGGGACGCGGTGCGACGACCGCAACGCCTGCACGCAGAGCGATACGTGCGCGGGAGGGCGCTGCATCGGCGGCAACCCGATCGTGTGTGCGGCGGAGGACCAGTGTCACGTGGGGGTCTGCGACCCCAACACGGGTCGGTGCTCGAACGCGGCCCTGCCCGAGGGCGCCGTGTGCGACGACGGTGACGCCTGCACGCAAACGGACACGTGCCAGGCGGGCGATTGCACCGGCTCGAACCCGGTCGTGTGCGTCCCCATCGACGCCTGCCACGTCGCCGGCACCTGCGATCCGGCGACCGGGGTCTGCTCCAACCCGTCGAAGGACCCGGTGGTGTGCGCACCCGTGGACCAGTGCGCGATGGCGGGAACGTGCAACCCGGCGACGGGCCTCTGCGTGACGCCCCCGAAGCCGGATGGCAGCCCCTGTGACACGGGAAGCCAGATCGTCTGCTCGGTCCCGGACTCCTGCCAGGGCGGGACGTGCGTCGAAGGCGGCGGCGGGGACCGAGACGGCGACCACATCTGCGACGCGGACGACAACTGCCCCGACTACGCGAACGACGATCAGGGCGACCTGGATCACGACGGGATCGGGGACGTCTGCGACGGCAACGACGCGAAGCTGATCGTCACGTTGCTGCGCATCCGCGGCAGCCGTCGCGCGGGAAGATACGGCAGCGTCAGCGCGAAAGGGAAATTCCTGATCGAACCCGCATCGCCCATGCAGTCGTTCGACTCGCGAGGAGGGATCACCGCTCGGGTGACGGATGACCTGGCGCTCGACCAGACGGCCAGGTGGGAAGACGCGGAATGCCGTTCGCTCGGTCGCTCCATCGCCTGCGGGAAGGGCAAGGAGCCATTCCAGGTGAAGTTCAGCGCGATGTCCTCGAACCCCGACGTGATCA encodes:
- a CDS encoding sulfurtransferase, with the translated sequence MEHSPGFLRLVADAKTRVRETTPEEVRRRQQAGERFHLVDVREDREWQQGHARGARHLSKGIIERDIEKSIPDREAEIVLYCGGGFRSALAADALQKMGYRRAVSMDGGWRRWTELGYPVDKD